The following are from one region of the Brienomyrus brachyistius isolate T26 chromosome 4, BBRACH_0.4, whole genome shotgun sequence genome:
- the LOC125740093 gene encoding uncharacterized protein LOC125740093 isoform X1, translating into MGESYSKEKEDIMISGMFSIAETYGVIPDITIDGSLLMYSGLNSTAVLEQHSSQMVSDLVGKVLNYMINLGSSLSAFKLVPNAVGLGALIISFLLDLMVSSSVRVPEDSPLNMMQRVFAEEKALGVRDSMDEYLKRLRKYVWEPEQALEETKRLEKQLSEQMTRLSNSMLKDGQMSSRAMKIWVNGAAFHAQMLIHEARLIMAGYGSKQEKNLDVRVASVCSMVDHYRKDLEDLLKEYKSYKRTNMLLMTKYQGCWAYYTVHCINPMCYVYDKELGMSTENNPRIVSDNNFEDTFCNGSLDAYINYMFSNWGQIKKLNEYFTVLNTNIRELITQNRIFSMKHV; encoded by the coding sequence ATGGGTGAGAGTTACAGTAAGGAAAAGGAAGACATCATGATCTCAGGGATGTTCAGTATAGCTGAGACATATGGTGTGATTCCTGATATTACCATCGACGGCTCCTTACTCATGTACTCAGGACTGAATTCAACAGCTGTACTAGAACAGCACAGTTCTCAGATGGTCAGTGACCTGGTGGGCAAAGTTCTGAACTATATGATCAACCTGGGCTCCTCTTTATCTGCTTTCAAACTTGTACCAAACGCAGTTGGATTGGGCGCGTTGATCATCTCCTTCCTATTAGACCTCATGGTCAGTTCTTCGGTCAGGGTTCCCGAGGACAGCCCACTGAACATGATGCAGCGGGTCTTCGCTGAGGAAAAGGCCTTGGGGGTCAGAGACTCCATGGACGAGTACCTGAAACGCCTCCGCAAGTATGTGTGGGAACCAGAACAGGCGCTAGAAGAGACCAAACGTCTGGAGAAACAGCTGAGCGAGCAGATGACCCGTCTGAGTAACTCCATGCTGAAGGACGGGCAAATGAGCTCCCGCGCCATGAAGATCTGGGTCAACGGCGCAGCGTTCCATGCGCAGATGCTAATCCATGAGGCGCGGCTCATAATGGCAGGATATGGATCAAAGCAAGAAAAGAACCTTGATGTTCGAGTAGCTTCTGTCTGCAGCATGGTGGACCACTATCGAAAGGACTTGGAGGACTTGTTAAAGGAGTACAAGAGCTATAAACGCACTAACATGCTCTTGATGACAAAATATCAAGGCTGTTGGGCGTATTACACTGTTCATTGCATAAACCCAATGTGTTATGTTTATGATAAAGAGCTTGGAATGAGTACAGAGAACAATCCTAGAATTGTCTCGGATAATAATTTTGAGGATACATTTTGTAACGGATCATTGGACGCCTACATCAACTACATGTTTAGCAACTGGGGCCAGATAAAAAAGCTGAACGAGTATTTTACTGTCCTTAATACTAACATAAGGGAACTGATAACACAAAACAGGATTTTTTCCATGAAACATGTGTAG